The Achromobacter pestifer genome includes a region encoding these proteins:
- a CDS encoding FAD-dependent monooxygenase, with amino-acid sequence MVIATTVLVVGAGPAGLLTAAELQRRGVQCLLIDAHERPLEWDRATVVHPRSLEIFDSLGIVEPLLAAGVKQRGARIHADGKVLGEIDLNLCGSRYPYNIGISEEVTESILADYLASHGGGVQRASKLVDLQERPDGMLARIEQPDGNIEVLADWVIGCDGHHSTVRELTGIEQDGHDISQPWAVFDAAISGWPEIFEANYAYLDRIPVILTALPGQRWRVYLRPSAEDSDLVADALSTLRRYLPEANFEDVAHPARFHCYTKVARQFRAGRVLLAGDAAHTCSPAQGHGMNSGLHDAVNLAWKLALVCGGQCSDSLLDSYQAERRPAAQRVLASGDEAEGAQLATDPDVLRERNAAIRKAFEDGASQHHEAVAEAELDIDYRDSPIVMGDRHDPVSPGQRLPDQIPIRLAAGGAGMLHERTHRKGHTVFILGGPRTSADMLAQVRAAIEPLSDGAIIEAVVALTANADMDGVDGYLDLSVAGRLGVRHILVLAVRADGHVGLRAEERHVETLGAYVELLRAPAPGMALAS; translated from the coding sequence ATGGTGATTGCAACGACAGTCCTGGTGGTTGGCGCCGGTCCGGCGGGCCTGCTGACCGCCGCCGAGCTGCAACGGCGCGGCGTGCAATGCTTGTTGATCGACGCGCACGAGCGGCCGTTGGAGTGGGACCGCGCAACGGTGGTCCACCCCCGCTCGCTGGAGATCTTCGACTCGCTGGGCATCGTCGAGCCGCTGCTGGCCGCGGGCGTGAAGCAGCGCGGCGCGCGCATCCATGCCGACGGCAAGGTGCTGGGCGAGATCGATCTGAACCTTTGCGGCAGCCGCTACCCCTACAACATCGGGATTTCGGAAGAGGTCACCGAGTCCATCCTCGCCGACTATCTGGCCAGCCATGGCGGCGGCGTGCAGCGGGCCAGCAAGCTGGTGGACCTGCAGGAACGGCCGGACGGCATGCTGGCGAGGATCGAACAGCCGGACGGCAATATCGAAGTGCTGGCCGACTGGGTGATAGGCTGCGACGGCCACCACAGCACGGTGCGCGAGCTGACCGGCATCGAGCAGGACGGCCACGACATCAGCCAGCCTTGGGCCGTGTTCGACGCGGCGATCAGCGGCTGGCCCGAGATCTTCGAGGCCAACTACGCCTACCTGGACCGGATCCCGGTGATCCTGACGGCGCTGCCAGGCCAGCGCTGGCGCGTGTATCTGCGGCCCAGCGCCGAAGACTCCGATCTGGTGGCCGATGCCTTGTCCACGCTGCGGCGCTATCTGCCCGAGGCCAACTTCGAGGACGTGGCCCATCCGGCGCGCTTCCATTGCTACACCAAGGTCGCGCGGCAATTCCGGGCCGGCCGCGTCCTGTTGGCCGGAGACGCCGCGCATACCTGCAGTCCGGCCCAGGGCCATGGCATGAATAGCGGCCTGCATGACGCCGTCAACCTGGCCTGGAAACTCGCGCTGGTCTGCGGCGGGCAGTGCTCGGATAGTCTGCTTGACAGCTACCAGGCAGAGCGCCGGCCGGCCGCGCAGCGCGTGCTGGCATCGGGCGACGAAGCTGAAGGCGCTCAGTTGGCCACGGACCCGGACGTGCTGCGCGAGCGCAATGCCGCCATCCGCAAAGCCTTCGAGGACGGCGCCTCGCAGCATCACGAGGCGGTGGCCGAGGCGGAGCTGGACATCGACTACCGCGATTCGCCCATCGTCATGGGAGACCGGCACGACCCGGTTTCGCCGGGCCAGCGGCTGCCGGACCAGATCCCGATCCGCCTTGCGGCGGGCGGCGCGGGGATGTTGCACGAGCGCACCCACCGCAAGGGCCACACGGTCTTCATCCTGGGCGGTCCGCGGACGTCCGCGGATATGCTCGCTCAGGTCCGCGCCGCAATCGAGCCGCTATCCGACGGCGCCATCATTGAAGCCGTGGTCGCCTTGACGGCGAATGCGGACATGGACGGCGTCGACGGCTATCTGGATCTCTCGGTGGCCGGGAGGCTAGGCGTGCGGCATATCCTGGTGCTGGCCGTCAGGGCGGACGGCCATGTCGGGCTGCGCGCGGAAGAACGCCACGTGGAGACCTTGGGGGCTTACGTGGAGCTGCTGCGCGCGCCTGCGCCGGGCATGGCCCTGGCATCCTGA
- a CDS encoding acyl-CoA thioesterase/bile acid-CoA:amino acid N-acyltransferase family protein, translating into MAEQPSITVTPEVALIDVTREIRIGGFPAYAFITVTASMTMCGAPWRSQAMFVAGHDGSLDLARDCPVSGSYAEPSAMGIVWSMACEDIAGVVFPPDRTEPLTIHLEASDGRQTATATLVQEFLAEGVTHRAVRVPVDGMTLSGELYTPAGPGPHPLVIYMNGSSGGVNAPRAALFASRGYQCLALAIFNYEGRPKYLNDMPLEYFAHALRWARAELAPRDGFVALSGISRGGETSLLVASHYPDLVSAVVAYVPSPVMHGVVSAGAPGTGRDAQVWTKAGEPLPHLWQDNASANWDAAYASQPPYRQTHAFLSATRDSAAFERARIPVENYPGPVMLVSASDDGFWPSTAYSEIVMRRRQEHGLPTFHHVCMGAGHHVHYPCLPATLISKPHAMSGLLLDAGGTPSANAAGNEGSYLAVLDFLGRVGGATR; encoded by the coding sequence GTGGCAGAACAACCCAGCATCACCGTCACCCCGGAAGTCGCCCTGATCGATGTGACGCGCGAGATCCGCATCGGCGGCTTTCCGGCCTACGCCTTCATCACCGTCACGGCCAGCATGACGATGTGCGGCGCGCCCTGGCGCTCGCAAGCCATGTTCGTGGCGGGCCACGACGGCAGCCTGGACCTCGCCCGCGATTGCCCGGTGTCTGGCAGCTACGCCGAACCGTCGGCCATGGGCATCGTCTGGTCCATGGCCTGCGAGGACATCGCCGGCGTGGTGTTCCCGCCGGACCGGACCGAACCGCTCACCATCCACCTCGAAGCCAGCGACGGACGCCAGACGGCCACGGCGACCCTGGTGCAGGAATTCCTGGCCGAAGGCGTGACCCACCGCGCCGTGCGTGTACCGGTTGACGGCATGACGCTGTCGGGCGAGCTCTACACGCCCGCCGGCCCCGGCCCGCACCCGCTGGTGATCTATATGAACGGATCGTCCGGCGGCGTCAACGCGCCGCGCGCCGCGCTGTTCGCGTCCCGCGGCTACCAGTGCCTGGCGCTGGCCATCTTCAACTACGAGGGCCGTCCCAAGTACCTGAACGACATGCCGCTGGAATACTTCGCGCATGCGCTGCGCTGGGCCCGCGCCGAACTGGCGCCGCGCGATGGCTTCGTGGCCCTGTCCGGCATCAGCCGCGGCGGGGAGACCTCGCTGCTGGTGGCTTCGCACTATCCGGATCTGGTCAGCGCGGTGGTTGCCTACGTGCCGTCGCCCGTCATGCATGGCGTCGTCAGCGCCGGCGCGCCCGGCACCGGCCGCGACGCACAAGTCTGGACCAAGGCCGGCGAACCGCTGCCGCATCTGTGGCAAGACAACGCCAGCGCCAACTGGGACGCGGCCTATGCTTCGCAGCCGCCATACCGCCAGACGCATGCCTTCCTCAGCGCCACGCGCGACAGCGCCGCGTTCGAGCGCGCCCGCATCCCGGTCGAGAACTATCCCGGCCCGGTCATGCTGGTCAGCGCTTCCGATGACGGCTTCTGGCCCAGCACCGCCTATTCGGAAATCGTCATGCGCCGGCGCCAGGAACATGGTCTGCCGACCTTTCACCACGTCTGCATGGGCGCCGGCCACCACGTGCACTATCCCTGCCTGCCCGCCACGCTGATCAGCAAGCCGCACGCGATGTCCGGCCTGCTGCTGGACGCGGGCGGAACGCCCAGCGCGAACGCGGCGGGGAATGAAGGATCCTATCTGGCGGTGCTGGATTTCTTGGGGAGAGTGGGGGGCGCGACCCGATAA
- a CDS encoding Bug family tripartite tricarboxylate transporter substrate binding protein, with amino-acid sequence MRRRTLLKGLSGALACTLPWSTRAAYPDKPLRIIVPLPAASPADVLARVLAERLQRLWGQPVVVENRPGATGMIGLDAVARAAPDGYTVGIMFLSHTVLPALFGKVSYRTDGDFAPIANLVWLYNVLMVAPGSDITDVRSLVEQAKRQPGKLSYGSGGNGSPAHLLGAAFCQAAGIDMLHVPYKGPAEAVQALMGGYVQTMFATASIAVPLAQSGKLRALAVTRDGGMGALPGIPTLAEAGVPAYNLKEWEGVVAPAGTPADLIAKWNGAMTTILAEPQVREKLAGLGMEAADANTPTAFAGLIRGELQRWSAFVSEQKLRNG; translated from the coding sequence ATGCGCCGCCGCACGCTACTCAAGGGCCTGTCCGGGGCCCTCGCCTGTACCCTGCCGTGGTCCACGCGGGCCGCCTACCCGGACAAACCGCTGCGCATCATCGTGCCGCTGCCGGCGGCCAGCCCCGCCGACGTGCTGGCGCGTGTGCTGGCCGAAAGGCTGCAGCGCCTCTGGGGACAACCGGTGGTGGTGGAAAACCGACCGGGCGCAACCGGCATGATAGGCCTGGACGCGGTCGCTCGCGCCGCGCCCGATGGTTATACCGTGGGCATCATGTTCCTGAGTCACACGGTGCTGCCGGCGCTGTTCGGCAAGGTGTCCTACCGTACCGACGGCGATTTCGCGCCGATCGCCAACCTGGTCTGGCTGTACAACGTCCTGATGGTCGCGCCTGGCAGCGACATTACCGACGTGCGCAGCCTGGTCGAGCAGGCAAAGCGCCAGCCCGGCAAGCTCAGCTATGGTTCGGGCGGCAATGGGTCGCCCGCCCATTTGCTGGGCGCAGCCTTCTGCCAAGCGGCGGGCATAGACATGCTGCACGTCCCGTACAAGGGTCCCGCCGAAGCCGTGCAGGCACTCATGGGCGGCTATGTCCAGACCATGTTCGCCACGGCGTCCATCGCCGTGCCGCTGGCGCAATCCGGCAAGCTGCGCGCCCTGGCGGTCACGCGCGACGGCGGCATGGGCGCCCTGCCGGGGATTCCCACGCTGGCCGAAGCCGGCGTGCCCGCGTACAACCTGAAGGAATGGGAGGGCGTCGTCGCGCCCGCCGGCACGCCGGCGGATCTGATCGCCAAGTGGAACGGCGCCATGACGACCATCCTGGCCGAACCCCAGGTCCGCGAAAAGCTCGCCGGCCTGGGCATGGAAGCCGCGGATGCCAACACCCCGACGGCGTTCGCGGGGCTGATACGGGGCGAACTGCAGCGCTGGTCGGCGTTCGTATCGGAACAGAAGCTGCGCAACGGGTAG
- a CDS encoding HdeD family acid-resistance protein, producing MANLVLLLLGVDYLRKRARGLYVIGGLLFITGVTLFIDALDNAVYFPLNFFAALLVIEGLATLLIAKSGVGGQRVLRYAKGAIVLTAGMLVLIGHHHGHFVLSMLFGLMFLVDGLIQCTAAYVVRYERWRYVFASGVAEILLAIFFFQPYPTHYVGTVPYCLGLFLAFSGLRLLSLARRVRNLDSNPALDVNPHPDFMPTRADAHAQKVFDGPPLESERALTVHVWTPSGSAKNETRNYPVVNRYIAAVDINGVVSTGHAALESPEGVYISLYPAQEIDHSPEQFGTLLRATAENNVPGVFQPDYATESKAWTPSTMRVRIRNYDAAKLQAFWDEYRKTAIYNLTHRNCSSSVSSALEAALDGVVGRLHGPDAGWRVLLRLLLTPELWVAAQIRKRALTMAWTPGLTLDYARALSMLADPRPFGWWKMSQDALRQIARMRAGWRKQDRKALARNAEQAESSQGAQ from the coding sequence ATGGCTAATCTGGTTTTGCTGCTGCTGGGCGTGGACTATCTGCGCAAGCGCGCCCGCGGACTGTATGTCATCGGCGGCCTGCTCTTCATTACGGGCGTCACGCTGTTCATAGACGCGCTCGACAACGCCGTCTATTTCCCGCTGAATTTCTTCGCGGCCCTGCTGGTCATCGAAGGCCTGGCCACGCTGCTGATCGCCAAGTCCGGCGTGGGCGGCCAGCGGGTGCTGCGCTATGCCAAGGGCGCCATCGTGCTGACGGCGGGCATGCTGGTCCTGATCGGCCACCACCACGGGCACTTCGTGCTGTCCATGCTGTTCGGCCTGATGTTCCTGGTGGATGGCCTGATCCAGTGCACCGCCGCCTACGTGGTGCGCTACGAGCGCTGGCGCTATGTCTTCGCCTCGGGCGTGGCGGAAATCCTGCTGGCCATCTTCTTTTTCCAGCCCTACCCGACCCACTACGTCGGCACGGTGCCTTACTGCCTGGGCCTGTTCCTGGCGTTCTCGGGCCTGCGGCTGCTGTCGCTGGCGCGCCGCGTCCGCAACCTGGACTCCAACCCGGCGCTGGACGTCAATCCGCATCCGGACTTCATGCCGACGCGCGCCGACGCCCATGCGCAAAAGGTGTTCGATGGCCCGCCCCTGGAATCGGAGCGCGCGCTGACCGTGCACGTCTGGACGCCGTCGGGCTCGGCCAAGAACGAGACGCGCAACTATCCCGTGGTGAACCGCTACATCGCCGCGGTCGACATCAATGGGGTGGTGTCCACCGGCCACGCCGCGCTGGAATCGCCGGAAGGGGTGTACATCAGCCTGTATCCGGCCCAGGAGATCGACCACTCCCCGGAGCAATTCGGCACCCTGCTGCGCGCCACGGCCGAGAACAACGTGCCGGGCGTGTTCCAGCCCGACTACGCCACCGAATCCAAGGCCTGGACGCCGTCCACGATGCGGGTGCGCATCCGCAACTACGACGCGGCCAAGCTGCAGGCCTTCTGGGACGAGTACCGCAAGACCGCGATCTACAACCTGACGCACCGCAACTGCTCCAGCTCCGTGTCCAGCGCGCTGGAAGCGGCGCTGGACGGCGTGGTCGGCCGCCTACATGGCCCGGATGCCGGATGGCGCGTGCTGCTGCGCCTCTTGCTGACGCCGGAACTGTGGGTGGCGGCGCAGATCCGCAAGCGCGCGCTGACCATGGCCTGGACCCCGGGCCTGACGCTGGACTATGCGCGCGCGCTCAGCATGCTGGCCGACCCGCGGCCGTTCGGTTGGTGGAAGATGTCGCAGGACGCGCTGCGCCAGATCGCCCGCATGCGCGCCGGCTGGCGCAAGCAGGACCGCAAGGCGCTGGCCCGCAACGCGGAGCAAGCCGAATCCTCGCAAGGGGCGCAATGA
- a CDS encoding Bug family tripartite tricarboxylate transporter substrate binding protein: MRFTRRHALGALAALPLISRPAWAQNTFPTRPVRLLVGFAPGGLTDIAARALAERMGKTLKQSVVVENRPGGQAIIATVAVARAEPDGYTLGFAGTNGMILNPLLYNNLPYQPSDFKQLGSMGKSPMLLIVHPDLGVKNVQEFVALAKKKPGDITCAHAGRGVINHLALLHFQSKTGTQFQDVPYKGSGPALLDLMAGTVQSTFDFPTSALPNIKSGKLQVLAVTSDKRLSSLPDVPTMKEAGVDGFELYTRMMISGPAAMPAPVVAALENAVREGTRDPSLVQQFADQGVTVEFTSSADLDKVIADESAMWAQVIKANGVPKTDLKS, from the coding sequence ATGCGATTTACCCGCCGCCATGCCCTGGGCGCGCTTGCCGCGCTGCCCCTGATCTCGCGCCCCGCCTGGGCCCAGAACACCTTCCCGACCCGTCCCGTGCGCCTGCTGGTGGGCTTTGCCCCTGGCGGGCTGACCGATATCGCGGCGCGCGCCTTGGCCGAGCGCATGGGCAAGACGCTCAAGCAGAGCGTGGTGGTGGAAAACCGCCCCGGCGGCCAGGCCATCATCGCCACCGTGGCGGTGGCGCGCGCCGAGCCCGACGGCTACACGCTGGGGTTCGCCGGCACCAACGGCATGATCCTGAACCCTTTGCTCTACAACAACCTGCCTTACCAGCCCTCGGACTTCAAGCAACTGGGCTCCATGGGCAAGTCGCCGATGCTGCTGATCGTGCATCCCGATCTGGGGGTGAAGAACGTGCAGGAGTTCGTCGCGCTGGCCAAGAAAAAACCCGGCGACATCACTTGCGCGCACGCGGGACGCGGCGTGATCAATCATCTGGCGCTGCTGCATTTCCAGTCCAAGACCGGCACGCAGTTCCAGGACGTGCCCTACAAGGGCAGCGGTCCCGCGCTGCTGGACCTGATGGCGGGCACGGTGCAAAGCACCTTCGACTTCCCGACTTCCGCGTTGCCCAACATCAAGTCGGGCAAGCTGCAGGTGCTGGCGGTCACCTCCGACAAGCGCCTGTCCAGCCTGCCGGACGTGCCCACCATGAAGGAAGCGGGCGTGGACGGCTTCGAGCTCTATACCCGCATGATGATCTCGGGTCCAGCCGCCATGCCGGCTCCGGTGGTCGCGGCGCTGGAGAACGCCGTGCGCGAAGGCACGCGCGATCCCAGCCTGGTGCAGCAATTCGCGGATCAGGGCGTGACCGTGGAGTTCACGTCCTCGGCCGACCTGGACAAGGTGATCGCCGATGAATCCGCCATGTGGGCCCAGGTCATCAAGGCCAACGGCGTGCCCAAGACCGACCTGAAGAGCTAA
- a CDS encoding cupin domain-containing protein encodes MILETPDITRAQAGLDGVSWNILGQVYVPKQISLDSISWHATFPVETFVPPHVHPNQDEYIFVLAGRIDLLLDGKKASAGPGDLVRMPRGVPHAFFNNSGVPATALFWAAPAGKLLALYRRIHNMSSPAEVVAVAPEYDVIFMPPVSSVA; translated from the coding sequence ATGATTCTCGAAACCCCCGACATCACCCGCGCCCAGGCCGGCCTGGACGGCGTCTCCTGGAACATCCTGGGCCAGGTGTACGTGCCCAAGCAGATCAGCCTGGACAGCATTTCCTGGCACGCCACTTTTCCGGTGGAGACTTTCGTGCCGCCGCACGTGCATCCGAACCAGGACGAGTACATCTTCGTGCTAGCCGGCCGCATCGACCTGCTGCTGGACGGCAAGAAAGCCTCGGCCGGCCCCGGCGACCTGGTGCGCATGCCTCGCGGCGTGCCGCATGCCTTCTTCAACAATTCCGGCGTTCCTGCCACCGCGCTGTTCTGGGCCGCCCCCGCGGGCAAGCTGCTGGCGCTTTACCGCCGCATCCACAACATGTCGAGTCCTGCGGAGGTAGTGGCAGTGGCGCCGGAGTATGACGTGATCTTCATGCCGCCTGTTTCGTCCGTGGCCTGA
- a CDS encoding Lnb N-terminal periplasmic domain-containing protein produces MILQIATGVAIMAGAAWGAPALWFQSPYTGRGRAVLPAAWLALAAAALIGLAIGQPLPAWLFGVLLLALLAWWWLGVRPSNERQWMPEVARQTQGSVEGDVVTLRNVRNFDWRSRTDYDIRWETRSYDLSRLESVDLALSYWGRPAIAHALVSFGFGDGQYVVFSVEIRRKLHDVFSEIGGFFRQYELSVLASTEEDSLRVRTNVRGEEGYLYRVHMPEGAARKLFLAYVETATRLAQKPRFYNTLTGNCTTIVYRLADQIVPGLPLDYRVLFSGYLPEYLYRLDALVGADSPLAYRQAGHYTQRARATVDAAEFSRNIRRGVPGVPQAPVLAQDARAMPGAGARSSST; encoded by the coding sequence ATGATTCTGCAGATCGCGACCGGCGTGGCCATCATGGCCGGCGCCGCCTGGGGTGCGCCGGCGCTCTGGTTCCAATCTCCGTACACCGGCCGCGGGCGCGCCGTCCTGCCCGCAGCCTGGCTGGCGTTGGCAGCGGCCGCGCTGATCGGCCTGGCTATCGGACAGCCCCTGCCCGCATGGCTGTTCGGCGTCCTGCTGCTGGCGCTGTTGGCCTGGTGGTGGCTGGGCGTGCGACCGTCGAACGAGCGCCAATGGATGCCGGAGGTGGCGCGCCAGACGCAGGGCTCGGTCGAGGGCGATGTCGTCACCCTGCGCAACGTACGCAACTTCGACTGGCGTTCGCGCACTGACTACGACATACGCTGGGAGACCCGCAGCTACGACCTGTCACGCCTGGAATCGGTGGACCTGGCGCTGTCCTATTGGGGCCGGCCCGCCATCGCGCACGCCTTGGTGTCGTTCGGCTTCGGGGACGGCCAGTACGTGGTGTTCTCGGTGGAGATCCGCCGCAAGCTGCACGACGTGTTCTCGGAGATCGGCGGTTTCTTCCGCCAGTACGAGCTGTCGGTGCTGGCCTCGACCGAGGAGGACAGCCTGCGCGTGCGCACCAATGTGCGCGGCGAGGAAGGCTATCTGTACCGCGTGCACATGCCGGAAGGCGCGGCCCGCAAGCTGTTCCTGGCCTATGTGGAAACCGCCACCCGGCTGGCGCAGAAGCCGCGCTTCTACAACACGCTGACGGGCAACTGCACCACCATCGTGTATCGGCTGGCCGACCAGATCGTGCCAGGACTGCCGCTGGATTACCGCGTGCTGTTTTCGGGCTATCTGCCCGAGTACCTGTACCGCCTGGACGCACTCGTAGGCGCGGACAGTCCGCTAGCGTATCGGCAGGCTGGGCATTACACGCAACGCGCCCGCGCCACCGTGGACGCGGCCGAATTCTCGCGCAACATCCGCCGCGGCGTGCCAGGCGTGCCGCAGGCGCCCGTCCTCGCTCAGGATGCCAGGGCCATGCCCGGCGCAGGCGCGCGCAGCAGCTCCACGTAA
- a CDS encoding LysR family transcriptional regulator, which produces MRLQHLNLLLTLARTGSMRAAAQVLNVSQPALTKSLRQLEEEVGAELVVRTPKGVRLAQAGEILAARAAVVMREIEKAREDLAWHLRGAEAQVTLGVSPAAAILLAPGAVARYGARWPQVRLRVRDTLYPQALERIRSGELDMALGPLPVAGGGGDLAVQPLFESQSVIVARASHPLAGARRLSELAEAAWVLTGPAQGPGDPRALYANEAQARALHLQLECESFSTLLALMPQLDLIGIMPQGFLDRYGPALGLLRLAIADPLPKTVIHVTHRADAPLTVPARRLLDALLGEAAQLAGHP; this is translated from the coding sequence TTGCGACTCCAGCATCTGAACCTGTTGCTCACCCTGGCCCGGACCGGCAGCATGCGCGCCGCGGCGCAGGTGCTGAACGTGTCGCAGCCGGCGCTGACCAAGTCGCTGCGCCAGCTGGAGGAAGAGGTCGGCGCCGAACTCGTGGTGCGCACGCCCAAGGGCGTGCGGCTGGCGCAGGCCGGCGAGATCCTCGCGGCGCGCGCCGCGGTCGTCATGCGCGAAATCGAAAAGGCCCGCGAAGATCTGGCCTGGCATCTGCGCGGCGCCGAGGCCCAGGTGACGCTGGGCGTGTCGCCCGCCGCCGCGATCCTGCTGGCGCCGGGCGCGGTGGCGCGCTACGGCGCGCGCTGGCCGCAGGTGCGGCTGCGGGTGCGTGACACGCTGTATCCGCAGGCGCTGGAGCGCATCCGTTCGGGCGAGCTGGACATGGCGCTGGGGCCGCTGCCCGTCGCGGGCGGCGGCGGCGACCTGGCCGTGCAGCCGCTGTTCGAAAGCCAGTCGGTCATCGTCGCGCGGGCGTCGCATCCGCTGGCAGGCGCCCGGCGCCTGAGCGAGCTGGCCGAAGCCGCCTGGGTGCTGACCGGGCCGGCGCAGGGGCCGGGCGACCCGCGGGCACTGTATGCCAACGAAGCGCAGGCGCGCGCGCTGCATCTGCAGCTCGAATGCGAGTCCTTCTCCACGCTGCTGGCGCTGATGCCGCAGCTGGACCTGATCGGCATCATGCCGCAGGGGTTCCTGGACCGTTACGGCCCGGCGCTGGGGCTGCTGCGGCTGGCCATCGCCGATCCCTTGCCCAAGACCGTCATCCACGTAACGCACCGCGCCGATGCGCCGTTGACCGTGCCGGCGCGCCGCCTGCTGGACGCGCTGCTGGGCGAGGCCGCGCAGCTGGCCGGCCACCCATGA
- a CDS encoding alkaline phosphatase family protein produces the protein MTRGVKNILFIMCDQLRYDHLSCFGHPTLKTPNLDALAARGMIFDRAYVQSPVCGPSRMSYYTGRYVHAHGASWNFVPLKAGEMTIGDHLRPLGLRSVLVGKTHMRADMAGMSRLGIDPASVIGRRIAECGFDAYERDDGIHPYSGHDPDPRYNDYLRAQGYGGDNPWESWANSALDADGAVRSGWFLKYSNLPARVPDEHSETPYITRRAMDFISEAGEQPWCLHLSYIKPHWPYLAPAPYAGMYSAQDALPVVRSEAERAEPHPVYAAMMQHRVSATFSEPGVREAVMPGYMGLIKQIDDQLGVLFRFMEARGLFDNTMIVFTSDHGDYLGDHWMGEKDLFHEPVIRSPLIVYDPDPRADAARGTRCAALVEAIDLAPTFLEACGGVPVPHIMDGRSLRPLLFGQTPPDWRDHVICEYDYAFQDSRITLGTPARQAWLRMVRDDRWKYVLAEGYRPMLYDLQEDPHEFVDLGASPAHEVVRKRMEDMLFRWARQPRQRNTVADGTIESTEVQPRISEGGILIGYWDEADLARARQTFKPRYASSNPLVKPTLDRLSQS, from the coding sequence ATGACCCGAGGCGTGAAGAACATTCTCTTCATCATGTGCGACCAACTGCGCTACGACCATCTTTCCTGTTTTGGGCACCCCACGCTGAAAACGCCGAATCTGGATGCGCTGGCGGCGCGCGGCATGATCTTCGACCGGGCCTACGTGCAGTCGCCCGTTTGCGGCCCGTCGCGCATGAGCTACTACACGGGGCGTTATGTGCACGCGCACGGCGCCAGCTGGAATTTCGTGCCGCTTAAGGCCGGCGAAATGACCATAGGCGACCATCTGCGGCCGCTGGGCCTGCGTTCCGTGCTGGTGGGCAAGACCCACATGCGCGCCGACATGGCCGGCATGTCGCGGTTGGGCATAGACCCGGCCTCCGTCATCGGCCGCCGCATCGCCGAATGCGGCTTCGACGCCTATGAGCGCGACGACGGCATCCACCCGTATTCGGGCCACGACCCGGACCCGCGCTACAACGACTATCTGCGCGCGCAGGGCTACGGCGGCGACAACCCCTGGGAAAGCTGGGCCAATTCCGCCCTGGACGCGGACGGCGCGGTGCGCTCGGGCTGGTTCCTGAAGTATTCCAACCTGCCCGCGCGCGTGCCCGACGAGCACTCGGAAACGCCCTACATTACACGCCGCGCGATGGACTTCATCAGCGAGGCCGGCGAGCAGCCTTGGTGCCTGCACCTGTCCTACATCAAGCCGCACTGGCCCTATCTGGCGCCGGCGCCCTATGCCGGCATGTACAGCGCCCAGGACGCGCTGCCGGTGGTGCGATCGGAGGCCGAACGCGCCGAGCCGCATCCGGTGTACGCGGCGATGATGCAGCATCGCGTGTCGGCAACCTTCTCCGAACCCGGCGTGCGCGAGGCGGTCATGCCGGGCTACATGGGGCTGATCAAACAGATCGACGACCAGCTCGGCGTGCTGTTCCGCTTCATGGAGGCGCGCGGCCTGTTCGACAACACCATGATCGTGTTCACCTCCGATCACGGCGACTATCTGGGCGACCACTGGATGGGAGAAAAGGACCTGTTCCACGAGCCGGTCATCCGCTCGCCGCTGATCGTCTACGACCCGGATCCGCGCGCCGACGCGGCACGCGGCACGCGCTGCGCGGCCCTGGTCGAAGCGATAGACCTGGCACCGACCTTCCTGGAGGCCTGCGGCGGTGTGCCGGTGCCGCACATCATGGACGGCCGGTCGCTGCGACCGCTGCTGTTCGGCCAGACGCCGCCGGACTGGCGCGACCACGTCATCTGCGAATACGACTACGCCTTCCAGGATTCGCGCATCACGCTGGGCACGCCGGCGCGCCAGGCCTGGCTGCGCATGGTGCGCGACGACCGCTGGAAGTACGTGCTGGCGGAAGGCTACCGGCCGATGCTGTACGACCTGCAGGAAGACCCCCACGAGTTCGTCGACCTGGGCGCTTCGCCCGCGCACGAGGTGGTGCGCAAGCGCATGGAGGACATGCTATTCCGCTGGGCCCGCCAGCCGCGCCAGCGCAACACCGTGGCCGATGGCACCATCGAATCCACCGAGGTGCAGCCACGCATTTCTGAAGGCGGCATCCTGATCGGCTATTGGGACGAAGCCGACCTGGCCCGCGCCAGGCAGACGTTCAAGCCCCGTTACGCTTCATCCAACCCGCTCGTGAAGCCGACGCTGGATCGGCTGTCGCAATCCTGA